CTTTAAACAGGTTGCTTAGTCATCTTCCTCTCGAGAGAGTTGCATCAAGTTCTACTTCATGTTGAAGAAAACAAGTTGTGGAATTTGCAAACCCtatatcaatttctttaaaatctcACTTATGGCTAAATAacaaatggaaaataataaaattaaaagcgTCATTCATTAAGTTGATTGCTTTACTTGAAATATGTGGAGGATTTTGAAagatttagaattaatttatcatatttggaaTCGATTTTCCAATTAGAGTAAAACTTCAATAAAGgaatattcaataaattaataaccttatttaaataattaaacctTCTAGTCTCATATCAAACAATATTAAGaatgtgtttggtagtgattttaggaagtatttatgtctttctaacacttgaaaatttttatcttttaagtattaaagatactagaaacacttcctagaataactaccaaacgcactctaaaagtctgtttgacaatgattttaggaagtgtttctaacatttttaaaatttaaattttttttatcattcaagtatttgAAATACTAGAAacgttttctagaatcactatcaaatgcactctaagtGTTGCTCCAAAAATCACttcattctttaaattttttaaaatgatctttaaaattttactcaacacctaatttttttattaaaagtatttttttgaaaatgactcAAGTAGACCCATGATAAGTTTGATGAAACAAGATGTATTGCTAATATTATGCtcctaaggttttttttttttttttttgggtccatAATTGAGTAATGCATATCAAACTCTCATTAATAAACCCTAAACTCCAATGACACCAACATTGTAAAACTTTCCTtgtataataaatgaaattcgGTCAAATGATAATACcaaatttatcatcatttttctcACATAAATTATCGTATACTTTTGTTGTGACTTTGCCTTTTTATGGTACCTTCAGCTAAATGCAGGTATAACCGTGCAACTTCTTATTGACACATTCGATGTTGTGGGAATCGTTCATTATGGGATTGCTGGAAGCACTAATGATTCCTTGCTCATTGGTGACGTTAGTGTCCCCAAATATGTTGCCCAAACAAGTTCCTGGAAATGGAAGGTATTAGCTAAAATTAACTTCACTTAACACAAAAAATGATTAACCatcaagaattgttttgaagTACATGCAAGCGTATttccttttttaactttttattattctatcgGTTAGGGTTTAAGGTTCGGCATTTTTCTAACAagtaatgaaaattatgaacaaAACCATGACTAGAAGCTATAGTCACACCACATTTGGTGACGTTTAAGTCACGGTTTTAGAGAACCATGACTATAAGTTTTAACTacaattttaccttttttagtCACAGTTATAAAACATGACTAAAAGTGTTACTTCTTATAGTGGGAAACTTTGACTAGCTTAAAAGCCAAAAACAACCTAAGAAATTGCAGGCACATTCCtttattattagaatttttggatTTCATCACTCTCTACTATTATATCAACTATTAGTAATGGTTTGAGCCACAAGCATATCCATTTTTCCAATGTTTGAATTTCATAGatatttattattgtaataGTTAGGATTATAATTTAGGGTTTAGagtttatttatgatatttttttttaaataactaatcATTAGAACTGGTTTTGAACTATATATAGACATATTTCCCTTTTtgtttacatttatattttggattgagggacattttttcaaaaaatgtttcaTTACTTTTTAGTACTAATATTGATTTAGGGTTCATGGTtttgagatatttaaaaaaaaacgatGAGGAAAAAAGTAAGTTTACTAACTCTATAACTATCAAATTTTGCCTCTTATTTAAGGCATATGATAAAATCTAAATCATTGAATGAGGGTACAAACAATGAACCAAGGCACGGAGACCATGTAACAATGTGACCAAGTATATTATAGTGCAATTTGATTGATTATGTTTTTCGGTGTGGTAGCTGGATCCAAATGATAAACCATTGGAACTTGTTTTAAACTGCAggcatattttcttttttcaatgtttGGATTTCATCTCTCTTGGTCATTGCATGCATGGGGTCTAACTTTCTTCTAACAGGTTCTTAGAAGTGGAAGAGTCAAAGCCTCAACCATTAGAACTAGTTTTGAACTGTGGACATATTTCTCTTTCCCCATTCTTGGATTTCATCTCTTTTATATTGGATTGGGTTTGGGTTTACAGTCGGGTTTAGGGTTGACATTTTTCCAATTGAATACTGATGTTTGGTCACGCATAGAAATTCAAATCAAAGAAAGGAGAATTACCcgaattgaaatttggggactACAACTTACCGATCAAGGGAGAAAACCTTTTGGCAGAAATAGAGTTTACGCAGGTGCAGTTATACTCCACCGGCCGGCCAATGCAGGAGCTCTTCTGGCTTGAAACCGATCCAAAATGGTTCAACCTGGCCACTCAACTTCAGGTTCACCATCTTCTTCAACTCTTCAAACTTTCGCTTGATAATTTGAACTACCATTTATGGTGAATTCAAGCCTGTTTCCAAGTGAATTCACCGGTATTTTCCATTTCCCAGGAAGTGAATTTGCAGCAGTGCTTAAACGAGACATATTGCCTACCGGAAAAACCAAAAGTTGCATACGGATTGAGAGGTTCTTCTGCAGATATATTCGTCGATAATGCAGCATACAATGAGTTCCTTTTCAAGACCTTAAACATCTCGACTGTGGATGAGGAGAGTGCTGCTGTAGTAATGGTAAAACAAGTGTTATATTTgggaagtattttcaaaatcagttttcgagaatagttttttaaaattgttttaacaaaattctatttggaaactaaaatgtttttaatctatttttcatactcttaaatatgttttcaaaatgacttttatatatttagtgctttatttttaattattctttatatatatatatttttttttgaacagtcattagaatgaaaataacaaaaaacaactaagcCTCTTTGACAaccgttttaaaaaacaaatatctgtttttcaaaacaaaaggataggaaaatatgtttgacaactaaaaaaataaaaaacggttttctattcttaaaaatagaaatataatattttcataaaacatattttatttgttttcaattgtttccatttattttcttatgactttctgtttttaaaaataattatataaatatagaaaatgacctttaaagcatatttaaaaatatggaaaatagagTAAAAACATTTCAAGATTCCAAAGAGACTATTGTTCTATAAAATACCATagtataattttcaaaaatggttttttaaaactgtttttgaaaacatttctcAAATAAGGCCTAACAGATGCTCTCTTAAACCActatgctttttatttttggttcttaAACATGTTTCTtggatatttgttttaaaaaatagttaccaaacagacttagggttttctttattAGCTTCAGCTCTATAACCCTTGGAATGGTTGATATCATGTGCAGGCGTCTATGTCCAATGGAGTGCCTAGTGTTGTTTTTCGAGGCATATCGGACACAGCTGGGGATGGAGGAACACTATCATCTTCAATCTTTTCTTTGGCAGCTACAAATGCAGTTAGGGTTGCGGTTGAGTTTATTGGTTTGCTGGGTAGGGAGGGCAAAGTTCATGATCAATGAACCTTGATTGCTACATGTATGGTAGAACTGAGATTTTCTTTCCTCGGAAAATGtactatattagaattattctttttttttttttaggaataagggtaaattagtttctatttctttGATCAGATGTATTTAAACTTTAATGGTGTTGTACCTATTTTTTAAGAGTGTTGATGATAAGAAacccatattttcttttcttcctttttctttgtttttgaattttatgaaatttcttATCTATAATGTTATTGAAGAGAGTTTAATCTCATACACTACTTTCGTGGATCTAACTATATTCCACTATTATACTTGTTTAAATGTCTGCTTTATGTAAATAAGATGCAAAAAAAGTGATTTCTAAAAGTGAGTTTCATTATTCATGTGAGAGCAACATCACCATAGTttgaattattgtcaaacaaCATGAAAAATGATGTTTTATCTTGATTTATGGAAAAACATTATGGAACCACTCTATTTCCAACCTATTAATTATTGCATATAATGCAAACACAACTACGGGAGCTAAGGTACTATttgaatattgttttttaaaaatagttttcaaactcAAGAAACATGGTTGacaattttttgagaatttattttgacaatacattattttttaaaaataaattttaggtattttcaataattcttttttttttttttttttgtagaatatgagtaacaattgaaaatatggagaatacttcaaaaaaattgtGTTATAGATAGTACTTTCATGGAGAACGAGTCGACATACCTATTTCTCATATTTGAGttcccaaataaaattttattctcaaaacaaattgaaaactattttttaagaaatgttcaatataaaactattttttaagaattgttttgaaaatattcacaaacatgcatttatttttttgaagttagttttttatttttaagttataaataattttaaagagagAGGTTGGAAATgcttatacaaattaattaattttgtaattaagaAATAAGTGAGGAGGAACTAGAAATGCTCATGGCCAACAAGAGTTTATTCTTCAACGTGTATAAGTCTTACTTAATCATACATCACCCTAATCGGTGGGATAGAATTCAAGAAATGCGATAATATGTAATCTTCATTCAACTGTAAGCATTGATGTCGTGCACACTCGAGAATAGGAATTTTGAGTCAAATTAGGCCTTGAACCAAATAAAATCTACATTGTAGGCGTGTTTGCAAACTATTTTCCAAACTAATcctctccattttttattttttaaattatttagaattctCTATTTCAAATTACGGTTTTAGTATGAATTTAGAAATAAGAGTTTTAGAATAAATTCCAAGGGACCTCCCTTCTTGCCTTAAAATACTATTCAACCACTCTTCAACCATTCCTTAATTTCTTCAACTCCGACTTTTAATTCACTTTCTGCCATTTTCCTGCCATCTAGTCTCACCAACCTTGAATTCCATAGCTTTTCAACTTTCTCTCCAAGTTGAAGCTTCAAACCAAGCTCTTCGATTTTTGGAAAGTCGCAATGAGGAGGCTGTTTCTTGTTGAATCTGATCAAACTCCTAAAGCCAGTTTCTTCTTTGTCACATATGCCAAGCTCTCATGGCCTTATCCCCGGAATTCTCTCAGGTAACCTCTGCTTCTCTAGTCATTTTACTATCTAAAAATTTCTAAGAAAGAATGCCTTTGCGTCTAAAATCTTTAGATTCTTGAGGGTTTTTCGGGCTTTATTTCTTAGGAATTATTCAAGAACATTACCATGAATTCATAACTaatactatttatttatatttcttgtattttatttttttgaggtGGGTTGCCTTTTGAAACATGGCATCACATAGTTTCTTGTTACTTTTTAATCAGATTGAGAGTAGTTTTCTGTTTctgattttaaatttccaagaaccaaacatagccttagagaccttttggtagtgattctacaAAGCACTTTTAACATtcttaatacttgaaaaattttatcattcaagtgttagaaatactaaaaacattttttaaaatcactgtcaaacacacttttaatattatgtGTCGACTCAAGAATCCAAGCGCAGATCTCATCTTCAGTATTGGGATGGAACACAGTAACTAAATGCAAACACACTTTCTGATGCAATAGCGAATCAACAGAGCCTAGGCCCAAGCCAAGGTGTTAAGATCAAGGTTCAAAGTATCGGCCAAGTCGTATCCACCTCAACACTTACCGCAACCAGTCCGATACCAGGTACAATCCTATGCACTAACTCACCACTAAATTGGTAGGACTTAGTTGGCTCGACTCAAATTCCGAGTTAACTCGGTTGAATCGGTTAAATTACAAAAGTTTTTCTAATTCaaatcaatgatttttttccctttcaaatcAGTACATAAAGatcataaaattttccaaaaaaaaacagaggaagaAGAAACATTGAAATTTAACCGAATCGTGACTTCCTTTTAAGTCTAGAAGAGGAGAGATCAGACAGATGAGGGCTCACTTACCTCACCACAATCGATGGAGTATGGGAGTTGTGGGGCTGATGGATGGTGACTCATCAACGTCGATTTCAGTGGATTAAGCATTGGATACCTTTTTTCGTTGATGACGACCATTCGAGGAGAGCTTCTATCGTGGGTTTGCAAACTTGCAATCAGGTGGACATGGGACAATGAAAACCATATTTGGGAAAGTAAAGTAAAACTGgaatgttattatttatatgcaCCATGAGATTTAATGAAAAGAACCTGGATgacatttgaatatttttaatttattatataatctaaattttttgtCTTACAACATTCCAAATTAAAgtagaaaatcaataattatttaaaaatatatagttttaaaagaatcataattataaaagcaacattttaataatatgtttatattagagaatcaataattttttttatatgttataaatGTTACATTtatacttgaattatttttaatttattatatcatataaatttttatcttataatattgtagattttaattatattaggaaatcaatgaatgcttttataactatttaaatgaTGTTAGTTatgagattattttattttattttatttaccttaTTTACTTGtgcctatttttttaataatttacataatatttttataatttttaaaacttcctaattatcatattttgtgTATCGTCCGATACCAAGCCGATACATCGAGATCAATGTGCCTCAAGATCGTCCAAGTCAATGACCGATATCGCGACTTTGAACCATATTTAAGATGGACATAAACTATGATCCCCATTTTATGGAGAAGGAAAAGAATTGAAGTAGAAGAGGAATACAAAATTTATAGGGACAGTtcaattagaagaaaaatagcATCCTGAAGTGTGTCTGCATTGTGTAGTTGTGTTCCATCCCAAAACAGAAGATGAGCCCTGCTcataagattaaaaaagaaaatactgaggcatttgtatttattattttattattgcaCTAATTTTGAACAACTTCCAACTTAAGTAGAACACTTTGTGAGTGCCTGTAAACCAaaccttaataatttaatttaaattataatttaaaagaaaatcgaGAAGTTAGGTAagggaatttttggaattttttaaaattggacgAATAATAAGAGACACATGATAGAGTAAAATAACTCATACTTCAGAAtagaaatataaagaatgaggaaataaaagatgttTCAGAacctaataattatatttatttatgtcataatatttttttttttcgtattaTAGAATGTTATCGATTATCTCTCATTTATGGAGATAGTCATGATTGACTGAACCCCATTAAaactttatttgcttttatgtgtgaattgttttatttttatatttgttttgttaatttgtttatattgaTGTTTCTCCTATCTACAACTAGGCTATCACCTTCCCTCCCAAGATGCATTTGTTACCTCTAGTGATCAATAAGCAAAATGACTGTAGAAATGGTGGTAATAATGTGGTGAGAGCTTACAATTTTGAGTAGTGGCCTTCCCTATCCGTAATGATATAGCCAATGGGCAACCCAAGACATCGATTTTTTAACCAAGTAGgcaaaaaaaataggaaagctatgtttggtttccaaaaagtactaagaaaagaaaacaacttttaagaaaaatgattttcttaggATTAATTTCATTATGGAAAACacgaaaaaaaatcatatataattaaaattaattagagatttatgaatttttaaattatttaatctttatataacaaaaggaaaataagtgaaataggttttaaaaagtataaaaaaataatttattgactttaaatctattttttatttcccttcactttttgtttccttatgCTTTTGctcactattttctttcctactcattttcccttgaatttttcaaaaccaaatacAATCGAAGTATCTGcaatttttccattaaaaaaaaaaaatccac
This window of the Vitis riparia cultivar Riparia Gloire de Montpellier isolate 1030 unplaced genomic scaffold, EGFV_Vit.rip_1.0 scaffold731_pilon_pilon, whole genome shotgun sequence genome carries:
- the LOC117910407 gene encoding bark storage protein A-like; the encoded protein is MDNIKRYHVAHQIPHPTITALPTFSPAFTVYLFPGASTAVRSPSAAGSSMIGGRGGVVGGWRWGLWAVDLVGLLVVAVMVEETVELKLSHHLHGVVERVNERNGPFVGLLMTYPTEEIALQVSGFFVPSSDFPLVQLAGRRFNIGKIKGVDVIYVMSGEQTLNAGITVQLLIDTFDVVGIVHYGIAGSTNDSLLIGDVSVPKYVAQTSSWKWKKFKSKKGELPELKFGDYNLPIKGENLLAEIEFTQVQLYSTGRPMQELFWLETDPKWFNLATQLQEVNLQQCLNETYCLPEKPKVAYGLRGSSADIFVDNAAYNEFLFKTLNISTVDEESAAVVMASMSNGVPSVVFRGISDTAGDGGTLSSSIFSLAATNAVRVAVEFIGLLGREGKVHDQ